From a region of the Streptococcus ruminantium genome:
- the birA gene encoding bifunctional biotin--[acetyl-CoA-carboxylase] ligase/biotin operon repressor BirA — translation MKTYQKIYLLLEERQDYISGEELAQELGISRTSVWKAIRQLEMQGLTIEAARNRGYKLVDGDLLLPELISQALHIPVHFKVDSDSTQLDAKQGIEQGHTTPALYLSPHQNKAKGRFGRPFYASKAGGIYMSLRLAPNVPFLEFKPYTILAAAAVIKAIQELSDLDVQIKWVNDIYLGQKKVAGILTEAISSMESQTVTDVIIGVGINVFIDDFPKELQHTAGNLFEEQPPFTRNQLITSIWRAFFETDEKDLIALYKEKSLVIGQQVSFVENQIKFNGTAIAVTDTGNLVIQLDNGKAKIISSGEISLTSWSASQSIG, via the coding sequence ATGAAAACCTATCAAAAAATTTATCTCTTATTGGAAGAACGACAAGATTATATAAGCGGGGAAGAATTAGCTCAGGAATTAGGTATTTCACGAACATCCGTTTGGAAGGCTATTCGTCAATTGGAGATGCAGGGGTTAACTATTGAAGCTGCCCGCAATCGTGGCTATAAACTTGTGGATGGTGATTTGCTTCTGCCTGAGCTGATTTCTCAGGCTCTTCACATTCCAGTTCATTTTAAAGTAGATAGCGACTCTACCCAACTGGATGCCAAGCAAGGGATTGAACAGGGACATACCACCCCTGCTCTCTACCTATCTCCCCATCAAAATAAGGCCAAGGGGCGTTTTGGCAGACCATTTTATGCTTCCAAAGCAGGTGGTATCTACATGTCACTCCGCCTTGCTCCAAATGTCCCCTTCTTAGAATTCAAACCCTATACCATCCTTGCTGCCGCTGCTGTCATAAAAGCCATTCAAGAATTGAGCGATTTAGATGTTCAGATTAAGTGGGTCAACGACATCTACCTCGGTCAGAAAAAAGTAGCAGGTATCTTGACTGAGGCTATCTCCTCCATGGAAAGTCAAACTGTGACAGATGTCATTATCGGAGTCGGTATCAATGTCTTTATTGATGATTTTCCAAAAGAACTTCAACATACCGCAGGCAATCTCTTTGAAGAGCAACCACCATTTACCCGTAACCAGCTCATCACATCCATCTGGAGGGCCTTCTTTGAGACAGATGAAAAAGACCTGATCGCCCTCTATAAAGAAAAATCACTTGTTATTGGCCAACAAGTGAGCTTTGTAGAAAATCAAATAAAATTTAACGGTACAGCCATCGCTGTCACCGATACAGGTAACCTCGTCATCCAGCTGGATAATGGCAAGGCAAAAATCATCTCCAGCGGAGAAATCAGCTTGACTTCTTGGTCTGCTTCTCAATCAATCGGATAA
- a CDS encoding DUF3272 family protein, protein MKLPQFLFLAITTILAIYFMNASILTGDFFIAGLYAFIAYRNFHFSYRVTKFIRLIEKQTKKSS, encoded by the coding sequence ATGAAACTTCCACAATTTCTTTTTTTAGCCATTACAACAATCTTAGCCATTTATTTTATGAATGCTTCTATTTTGACAGGTGATTTTTTCATTGCGGGTCTCTATGCCTTTATAGCCTATCGAAACTTCCACTTTTCTTATAGAGTGACAAAATTTATCCGATTGATTGAGAAGCAGACCAAGAAGTCAAGCTGA
- a CDS encoding alpha-amylase family glycosyl hydrolase: MNKKLLSKSLIVLATGLLAIMCCTTNLMAETYRSVENRADFSSDVIYQIITDRFADGDETNNPKGEIFDKADLRKYHGGDWRGIINKIEDGYLTNLGITAIWISSPVENITTIDPTNQSAAYHGYWARDFFKTNAAFGTEEDFKELVSTAHKHGIKIVIDFAPNHTSTAEYNGLVFPEDGALYKKGELLGKFSSDTAKIFNHEGWTNYSTYENGIYHSLYGLADLNNLNPTVDQYMKEAIETWIDLGIDGIRVDAVKHMSLGWQKNWLSYIYEKKGLFVFGEWYTGGTEAEPEMTHFANESGMSLLDFRFANSIRSLFTNSNYTMTDFYNVIKATEKDYEEVNDQVTFIDNHDMSRFSSIVNGNQVAVNQAYALLLTSRGVPTIYYGTEQYDKGDSDPHNRGDISSFDTSSDAYKIISKLSILRKQNKALAYGSTEERWINSDVLVFERKFGEHVALIAVNKGSNNYQIENLKTSLPQGQYNDELSSLLSGNSIQVGVEGQVSSFSLAPNAVGVWVYNSQSNKLLLGDVDPSMGKTGNELTLTGEGFGDRQGKVHFGNHEAQVTTWSDTLIRVTIPSITSGKYDIKVSNTSGEEDVYKNFEVLSGSQIPFRMIVDNAMTIPGENLYIVGNVAELGNWDTNKAIGPLFNATASIAQYPSWFYDLSLPINKNIEYKFIKKNQYGQIVWEGGENHLLETGNEAMIVRTQWQN, translated from the coding sequence ATGAATAAAAAACTTCTATCTAAAAGTTTAATTGTTTTGGCAACAGGTTTATTAGCCATTATGTGCTGTACAACTAACTTGATGGCTGAGACATATCGATCTGTTGAGAATAGAGCAGATTTTTCTTCGGATGTTATCTATCAAATTATCACAGATAGATTTGCTGATGGGGATGAAACTAATAACCCCAAAGGAGAAATTTTTGATAAGGCTGATTTACGAAAATATCATGGTGGAGATTGGCGTGGTATTATCAATAAAATAGAGGATGGTTACCTAACAAACTTAGGAATCACAGCCATCTGGATATCCTCTCCCGTTGAAAATATTACAACCATTGATCCAACAAATCAAAGCGCTGCCTATCATGGGTATTGGGCTAGAGATTTTTTTAAAACGAATGCTGCTTTTGGAACAGAAGAAGATTTTAAAGAATTAGTAAGTACAGCACACAAACATGGAATAAAAATTGTTATTGATTTTGCACCTAATCATACCTCAACAGCCGAATATAATGGTTTGGTTTTTCCAGAGGATGGGGCTTTATACAAAAAAGGGGAGTTGTTAGGTAAGTTCTCTTCTGATACAGCCAAAATATTTAATCATGAGGGATGGACAAATTATAGCACGTATGAAAATGGTATTTATCATAGCTTGTACGGACTGGCTGATTTAAATAACTTAAATCCAACGGTTGATCAATATATGAAAGAGGCGATTGAAACCTGGATTGATTTAGGGATAGATGGTATTCGGGTTGATGCTGTTAAGCACATGTCTTTGGGATGGCAAAAAAATTGGTTGAGCTATATTTATGAGAAAAAAGGACTATTTGTCTTTGGCGAATGGTATACAGGAGGAACGGAGGCTGAACCGGAAATGACTCATTTTGCCAATGAAAGTGGGATGAGTCTATTAGATTTTCGATTTGCAAATTCCATTCGTAGTTTGTTTACAAATAGTAACTACACTATGACAGATTTTTACAATGTTATAAAGGCGACAGAAAAAGATTATGAGGAAGTTAATGATCAAGTAACGTTTATAGATAATCATGATATGAGTCGTTTTTCGTCCATAGTTAATGGAAATCAGGTTGCTGTTAATCAGGCTTATGCTTTATTATTGACTTCTCGTGGTGTTCCGACAATTTACTATGGAACAGAACAATATGATAAAGGTGATAGCGATCCACACAACAGGGGAGATATCAGTTCATTTGATACATCAAGTGATGCATATAAAATTATCAGTAAATTGTCCATTTTAAGAAAGCAAAACAAGGCTCTTGCCTATGGTTCGACGGAAGAAAGATGGATCAATTCAGATGTTCTCGTTTTCGAAAGAAAATTTGGAGAGCATGTAGCATTGATAGCAGTCAATAAAGGAAGTAATAACTATCAAATTGAAAATTTAAAAACAAGTTTGCCACAAGGACAATACAACGATGAGTTATCATCATTATTATCTGGAAATTCTATTCAAGTGGGGGTAGAAGGGCAAGTTTCAAGTTTTTCGTTGGCACCAAATGCAGTGGGAGTATGGGTTTACAATAGCCAAAGCAATAAATTATTATTAGGAGATGTAGATCCATCCATGGGGAAAACTGGAAATGAATTAACTCTTACTGGTGAAGGATTTGGAGATCGCCAAGGAAAAGTTCACTTTGGTAATCATGAGGCACAAGTTACAACTTGGTCAGATACATTGATTAGGGTTACAATTCCTAGTATCACATCTGGAAAATATGATATTAAGGTTTCTAACACGAGTGGTGAGGAAGATGTTTATAAAAATTTTGAGGTGTTATCAGGTAGTCAGATTCCGTTTCGGATGATTGTGGATAATGCTATGACCATTCCGGGAGAGAACTTATATATAGTAGGGAATGTCGCTGAGTTAGGCAATTGGGACACGAATAAGGCCATTGGTCCGTTGTTTAATGCAACTGCTTCTATTGCTCAGTATCCATCATGGTTTTACGATTTGAGTTTGCCAATCAACAAAAATATTGAATATAAATTTATTAAGAAAAATCAATATGGACAAATTGTATGGGAGGGTGGTGAAAATCACTTGTTAGAGACAGGAAATGAAGCTATGATTGTTAGAACACAGTGGCAAAATTAA
- a CDS encoding carbohydrate ABC transporter permease: MWRKGLKRLKEAYPKTCLSLFCMGLGQFLYGQKLKGITFFLAEVVYLTYFVSRGYRDMCDFFTLGTQKADTWLGIVGDNSIVILLMGILSFLFIMVFVSIYWMNIKDVFAVEEQIKRGKKLPDFKQEWARLVDQKFPIFILTLPVLGILVFSVLPILFMILIAFTNYGGKIVPPELVDWVGIDNFIKIISLTQFAPTFFKVLSWNVLWAVLSTSLNYFGGLALALLFSNKRVRGKTIWRAFPILAYAIPGFISLLAFKFMFSYGGPINQLIQDFGHKAIGFLDVDAKWSARLIGLFVNAWIGIPSIMLLATGMLSNRDESLYEAAKIDGASQWVQFTKITLPYILTATTPVLIGQFVGNFNNFGIFYFLRGGLYLDDYFLASDTDLLINWLYNLSIDNNYYSIGASISLIIFIITSVISLAVYVRTSSYKEGGRFS; encoded by the coding sequence ATGTGGAGGAAAGGTTTAAAAAGGTTAAAAGAAGCTTATCCTAAAACCTGTCTATCCTTATTTTGTATGGGGTTGGGACAGTTTCTCTATGGACAAAAATTAAAGGGGATTACTTTTTTCTTAGCAGAAGTTGTTTATTTGACTTATTTCGTATCAAGAGGCTATAGAGATATGTGTGATTTCTTTACCTTGGGTACTCAAAAAGCAGATACATGGCTGGGCATTGTAGGAGATAACTCTATCGTTATTCTTTTGATGGGGATCTTAAGTTTTCTATTCATCATGGTATTTGTTTCTATTTACTGGATGAACATAAAAGATGTTTTTGCAGTAGAGGAGCAAATAAAAAGAGGAAAGAAGCTACCCGATTTTAAGCAAGAATGGGCGAGATTAGTAGATCAGAAATTTCCTATCTTCATTTTAACATTACCTGTTCTAGGTATTTTAGTATTTAGCGTGTTGCCTATTTTGTTTATGATTCTCATTGCCTTTACAAACTATGGTGGCAAAATTGTTCCTCCTGAATTAGTAGACTGGGTAGGAATAGATAATTTTATAAAGATTATTTCTCTTACTCAATTCGCTCCAACATTCTTTAAGGTGTTAAGTTGGAATGTATTATGGGCCGTTCTTTCTACAAGTTTAAATTACTTTGGTGGTTTGGCATTGGCACTTCTTTTTTCAAATAAAAGAGTGAGAGGAAAAACAATTTGGCGTGCATTTCCTATCCTTGCTTATGCAATTCCAGGTTTTATTAGCTTATTAGCCTTTAAATTTATGTTTTCATATGGTGGTCCGATTAATCAACTTATTCAAGATTTTGGTCATAAAGCAATAGGATTTTTGGATGTTGATGCAAAATGGTCGGCTAGATTAATTGGTTTATTTGTTAATGCATGGATCGGTATTCCATCTATCATGCTTCTTGCAACAGGGATGTTGTCTAACCGTGATGAGAGTCTTTATGAGGCTGCAAAAATAGATGGAGCTAGTCAATGGGTTCAATTTACAAAGATTACACTACCATATATTCTAACGGCGACTACACCTGTTTTAATTGGGCAGTTTGTCGGAAATTTTAATAATTTTGGCATATTCTATTTTTTAAGAGGAGGACTCTATTTAGATGATTATTTTCTTGCAAGTGACACAGACTTATTGATCAATTGGTTGTATAACTTATCCATTGACAATAACTATTACAGTATCGGCGCAAGCATTAGTTTGATTATTTTTATCATCACCTCTGTTATTTCCTTAGCGGTTTACGTTCGAACATCTTCATATAAGGAAGGAGGAAGATTCTCATGA
- a CDS encoding glycoside hydrolase family 13 protein yields the protein MNGAGILHIPDSRYCFAIGTKDLVIRIRLAKEDKNTKVSLIYGKKYDYHLRRQSKELSISYEDQTFVYFETTLCLNDTRLAYIFCLEDKKETFYFSEDGLTKEYDFDEGFYNFFQMPYINQADVFPSLSWMKEAIFYQIFVDRFAQGDFKKDQSYITMQWGDVPTPKNFAGGDLLGILEHLDYLSDLGVTALYLTPIFQSPSNHKYDTVNYYKIDEQFGSKEHLKLLIEAAHQKGIRIILDAVFNHCSVLSKEFTDVLRKGRKSKYYDWFLIEGDFPDVEEVNYECFASCHYMPKWNTSNPAVQEHLIQIGLYWIGEFDIDGWRLDVSDEVSHQFWRKFRIAVKNEKKDCVLIGENWHDAYPYLMGDQYDSIMNYAFTKACLDCFATERFSAEGMSDQLNHILMRNMEQVNQMNLNLLDSHDTHRIFTQLGKSKEKLLAALSLTFVFPGVPCLYYGTEICMEGGYDPDSRRTFDWNKENWDNAVLEKIKALTFLKRDKRIQDGKVKIYSKGHLLIIERTLNNDKLVFYLNLGNQPQEIQLGEKVLIENELKNYNLLMPYGFVLFELEEGSYEIQND from the coding sequence ATGAATGGAGCGGGTATATTACATATTCCTGATTCTAGGTATTGTTTTGCGATAGGAACAAAAGACTTAGTTATTAGGATTAGATTGGCAAAAGAGGATAAGAATACGAAGGTTTCCTTGATTTACGGTAAAAAGTATGACTATCATTTAAGGCGGCAAAGTAAGGAGCTATCTATTAGTTATGAAGACCAAACGTTCGTTTATTTTGAAACGACATTGTGTTTGAATGATACTCGGTTGGCTTATATTTTTTGTTTAGAAGACAAAAAAGAGACATTTTACTTTAGTGAAGATGGCTTGACTAAAGAGTATGATTTTGATGAGGGATTTTATAATTTTTTTCAAATGCCCTATATCAATCAAGCAGATGTCTTTCCCAGTTTGAGTTGGATGAAAGAAGCAATTTTTTATCAAATCTTTGTTGATCGTTTTGCTCAAGGAGATTTTAAAAAAGATCAATCTTACATTACAATGCAGTGGGGCGATGTACCGACTCCAAAGAATTTTGCAGGTGGAGACTTATTAGGTATTTTGGAACACTTGGACTATCTCTCAGATCTGGGCGTGACAGCTCTCTATCTGACGCCAATTTTTCAGTCTCCTTCTAATCATAAATACGATACTGTTAATTATTACAAAATTGATGAGCAATTTGGTTCAAAAGAACATCTGAAATTACTAATCGAAGCAGCACATCAAAAAGGAATTAGGATTATTTTAGACGCGGTGTTCAATCACTGTAGCGTACTATCTAAAGAATTTACAGATGTATTGCGTAAAGGTCGAAAGTCTAAATATTATGATTGGTTTTTAATTGAAGGCGATTTTCCTGATGTAGAGGAAGTAAATTATGAATGTTTTGCTTCATGTCATTACATGCCAAAATGGAACACTTCGAATCCTGCTGTCCAAGAACACTTGATACAAATTGGTTTATACTGGATTGGGGAATTTGATATTGATGGATGGCGTTTAGATGTATCCGATGAAGTATCGCATCAATTTTGGAGAAAATTTCGCATAGCTGTCAAAAATGAAAAAAAAGATTGTGTCCTAATTGGAGAAAATTGGCACGATGCTTACCCGTACCTGATGGGAGATCAGTATGATAGCATTATGAATTATGCTTTTACTAAAGCGTGTTTGGACTGCTTTGCGACAGAGAGGTTTTCAGCGGAGGGAATGTCAGACCAGCTTAATCATATTTTGATGAGGAATATGGAACAGGTTAATCAAATGAATTTGAATCTGCTTGACTCACACGATACACATCGTATTTTTACACAGTTAGGTAAGTCTAAAGAGAAATTACTGGCAGCTTTATCGCTTACTTTCGTTTTTCCGGGTGTTCCGTGTCTCTATTATGGAACAGAAATTTGTATGGAAGGTGGCTATGACCCTGATTCGCGAAGAACTTTCGATTGGAATAAGGAAAACTGGGACAATGCTGTGTTAGAAAAAATAAAAGCGTTAACTTTTTTGAAACGAGATAAACGTATTCAGGACGGAAAGGTTAAAATTTACTCGAAAGGTCATTTGCTTATCATCGAAAGAACATTAAATAATGACAAATTAGTCTTTTATCTCAACCTTGGCAATCAACCACAAGAAATCCAACTAGGAGAGAAAGTTCTTATTGAAAATGAGCTAAAAAATTATAATTTGTTGATGCCATATGGTTTTGTGCTATTTGAACTAGAGGAGGGAAGTTATGAAATTCAAAACGACTAA
- a CDS encoding sugar ABC transporter permease — translation MRKWIRFFQSSGLYLALLIVSFIFLFPCLWLILASFSRSGTIYSFKGFFPTSYSLNSFITLFTDTNLYNYPKWFMNTLFIASASCILGTILVILTAYTISRFQFKGKKILIKTTMVLGMFPSFMGMIAVYLLMTQFNLINQLWGLVLIYSAAAPLGYLTQKGFFDTIPHSIDEAARIDGATSFQIFWHVHLPLSRPIITYTALTTFAWPWSDFILPKLLLKEKDLYTVAVGLMNLDETQFARFAAGSVFIAIPIILLYFLLIKNMVKGLTAGAVK, via the coding sequence ATGAGAAAATGGATTCGATTTTTTCAAAGTTCAGGTCTTTATTTAGCTTTGCTGATAGTGAGTTTCATTTTTCTTTTTCCCTGTTTGTGGCTGATTTTGGCTTCATTCTCTCGTTCAGGAACAATTTACTCTTTTAAAGGTTTCTTTCCGACTTCTTATAGTTTAAATAGTTTCATTACCTTATTTACAGATACAAATCTATATAATTATCCTAAATGGTTTATGAATACTCTATTTATTGCTAGTGCTAGTTGTATTTTGGGAACGATTTTGGTGATTCTAACAGCTTATACCATTTCGCGTTTTCAGTTTAAGGGAAAGAAAATTCTTATAAAAACAACAATGGTGTTGGGGATGTTCCCCTCTTTCATGGGTATGATTGCAGTCTATCTTTTGATGACACAATTTAATCTCATCAATCAATTATGGGGATTAGTATTAATTTATAGTGCTGCTGCTCCGTTAGGTTATCTAACTCAAAAAGGATTCTTTGATACGATTCCTCATAGCATTGATGAAGCTGCAAGAATAGACGGAGCAACAAGTTTTCAAATTTTTTGGCATGTGCACTTACCATTGTCAAGGCCGATTATTACTTATACAGCCTTGACAACATTTGCTTGGCCGTGGAGTGATTTTATTTTGCCCAAATTATTGTTGAAGGAAAAAGATTTATACACAGTAGCTGTTGGTCTCATGAATCTTGATGAAACGCAGTTTGCTCGCTTTGCAGCAGGTAGTGTTTTTATCGCTATACCGATTATCTTGCTTTATTTTCTACTAATAAAAAATATGGTAAAAGGGTTGACAGCAGGAGCAGTGAAGTAA
- a CDS encoding M42 family metallopeptidase — MKTLDYIVKLTKTPSPTGFTTDIMNYIKEEVESFGYEAVKTPKGGILVSVQGENNQEHRVLTAHLDTLGAMVRAIKPDGRLKMDLVGGFGYPSIEGENCLIHCAKNGKTFTGTILMHQTSVHVYRDANTAERNQTNMEIRLDEKVTSAEQTRALGIEVGDFISFDPRTIVTETGFIKSRHLDDKVSAAILIHLLKVYKEEGVNLPYTTHFYFSNNEEIGYGANSSLPDKVVEYLAVDMGAMGDDQQTDEYTVSICVKDASGPYHYELRQHLVALAEKEKIPYKLDIYPYYGSDASAAMRAGADVKHALLGAGIESSHSYERTHLDSVQATERMVDVYLRSFMID; from the coding sequence ATGAAAACATTGGATTATATTGTAAAACTGACAAAGACCCCGTCGCCAACTGGTTTCACGACGGACATCATGAACTATATCAAGGAAGAAGTGGAATCTTTTGGGTATGAAGCTGTGAAGACGCCAAAGGGGGGAATTTTAGTTTCTGTCCAAGGGGAAAATAATCAAGAGCATCGCGTCTTGACTGCCCATTTGGATACCTTGGGGGCTATGGTGCGAGCTATCAAGCCAGATGGTCGATTGAAGATGGATTTGGTTGGTGGATTTGGTTATCCTTCTATCGAGGGAGAGAATTGCTTGATACATTGTGCTAAAAACGGCAAGACTTTTACAGGAACGATTCTGATGCACCAAACTTCTGTCCATGTCTATCGTGATGCTAACACAGCGGAGCGAAATCAAACCAATATGGAAATTCGTTTGGACGAAAAAGTGACCAGTGCAGAGCAAACGCGAGCCTTGGGGATTGAAGTTGGTGATTTTATCTCCTTTGATCCACGAACGATTGTGACGGAAACTGGATTTATCAAAAGTCGTCACCTTGATGATAAGGTATCTGCTGCAATTTTGATTCACTTGCTGAAAGTTTATAAAGAAGAAGGAGTGAACTTACCTTATACGACCCACTTTTATTTTTCAAACAATGAAGAAATTGGCTATGGAGCTAACTCTAGTCTGCCAGATAAGGTGGTAGAGTACCTTGCTGTTGATATGGGGGCTATGGGAGATGACCAGCAAACGGATGAGTATACGGTTTCCATCTGTGTCAAAGATGCCTCCGGTCCTTATCACTACGAACTTCGTCAGCATTTGGTGGCTTTGGCTGAAAAGGAAAAGATTCCCTACAAACTAGACATCTATCCCTACTATGGTTCAGATGCATCGGCTGCTATGCGGGCTGGAGCAGATGTCAAGCATGCTCTACTTGGGGCAGGGATTGAGTCCAGTCATTCTTATGAGCGAACTCATCTGGATTCTGTTCAAGCTACAGAGCGGATGGTAGACGTTTATTTGAGATCTTTTATGATTGACTAA
- a CDS encoding sugar ABC transporter substrate-binding protein encodes MKFKTTNNLLAFALMTIFCLTGCGKSSEGEQVKRNENAIFTGKIENDVTIKVLENDTAISKGYFADLIKAFNEEYADKGIKAVDANTDQYVDLANDGPYGYGPDVLYQANDVIMKYADSKHIYPLPIDQLDAYKTTSPNAWSAFEIKKEGKTYTCGVPVNVQAPVLYYRKDLLPNDWRENWDDNKNQIPDMVETWSKLVDFSRQRHAVNPTQYGYMESLYDTYFSSGYLFSYGAYIFGQGNTDTKDIGFSKGEAEKGANIIQQLASVMNEESIDNTIKSSAYSKLGDGTYFATMSTPDVYSTFLDEIVKNYESQGKTKEEAQKLAKENLVVTSLPKLPKSGDLNDVNSELIDNKMMGGINGYAISAYTKAPNASLSFVNFATRYQMVMKRYEKLGIVPTQKDVVDKIGGISKVLHANLEKGNIITMPSISAVSQIWTPTQTYFSDITKDVFRPENEKKYKTLADLKSGLKDVDKQISDAIHTLE; translated from the coding sequence ATGAAATTCAAAACGACTAATAATCTACTAGCATTTGCTTTAATGACCATCTTTTGTCTAACTGGTTGTGGAAAATCTTCAGAGGGAGAACAAGTTAAGCGCAACGAAAATGCTATTTTTACAGGAAAAATAGAAAATGATGTAACCATTAAGGTTTTGGAAAATGACACAGCTATCTCAAAAGGGTACTTTGCAGACTTGATAAAGGCCTTTAATGAAGAATATGCTGATAAGGGAATAAAAGCAGTTGATGCTAATACGGATCAGTATGTTGATTTGGCGAACGACGGTCCTTATGGTTACGGGCCAGATGTTCTCTACCAAGCGAATGATGTTATCATGAAGTATGCAGATAGTAAGCACATCTATCCTCTTCCGATAGATCAATTAGATGCTTATAAAACTACTTCCCCAAATGCTTGGTCGGCCTTTGAAATAAAAAAGGAAGGAAAAACCTACACCTGTGGAGTTCCTGTTAATGTTCAAGCGCCCGTTCTCTACTACCGCAAGGATTTATTGCCAAATGATTGGAGGGAAAACTGGGATGACAATAAAAACCAAATTCCAGATATGGTAGAGACATGGTCAAAATTAGTTGATTTTTCAAGACAGCGTCATGCAGTTAACCCTACTCAATATGGTTATATGGAATCTCTTTATGACACCTACTTTTCTAGCGGTTATTTATTCTCTTATGGTGCCTACATTTTTGGTCAAGGTAATACAGATACAAAAGATATTGGTTTTTCTAAAGGAGAAGCAGAAAAAGGAGCAAACATTATTCAACAGCTTGCCTCTGTTATGAATGAAGAGAGTATTGATAATACCATTAAGTCTAGTGCTTATAGTAAGTTGGGAGATGGTACTTATTTTGCAACGATGTCAACACCAGATGTATATTCAACTTTCTTAGATGAAATTGTAAAAAATTACGAAAGTCAAGGAAAAACAAAGGAAGAGGCTCAAAAACTGGCGAAAGAAAATCTTGTTGTGACAAGTCTTCCAAAACTGCCAAAGAGTGGTGATTTGAATGATGTCAACTCAGAATTGATAGACAACAAAATGATGGGAGGAATCAATGGTTATGCGATTAGTGCCTACACGAAAGCACCAAATGCTAGTCTTTCTTTTGTCAATTTTGCTACTCGATACCAAATGGTGATGAAACGTTATGAAAAATTAGGAATTGTACCAACTCAAAAAGATGTTGTTGATAAAATTGGGGGAATCTCAAAAGTGTTACACGCAAATCTTGAAAAGGGAAATATCATAACTATGCCCTCAATTTCTGCTGTTTCTCAAATTTGGACACCAACTCAGACATACTTTTCAGACATAACAAAAGATGTATTCCGTCCTGAAAATGAAAAGAAATATAAAACATTAGCAGATTTGAAGTCTGGCTTGAAAGATGTAGACAAGCAGATTAGTGATGCTATTCATACATTGGAGTAG
- a CDS encoding deoxycytidylate deaminase, producing the protein MSTNRLAWDEYFAAQALLIANRATCKRAKVGAVLVKDNKVIATGYNGSVSGTEHCLDQECLMIDGHCARTIHAEVNAILQGAERGIPKGFTAYVTHFPCLNCSKQLLQVGCKRVVYINEYRMDDYAQYLYKEKGCELVHLPLEAVKKAIMDAEFI; encoded by the coding sequence ATGTCAACAAATCGTTTAGCTTGGGACGAGTATTTTGCGGCGCAGGCACTTTTGATTGCCAATCGAGCAACCTGCAAGAGAGCTAAGGTCGGTGCTGTTCTGGTGAAGGATAACAAGGTGATTGCTACAGGTTATAATGGATCTGTTTCGGGGACGGAACATTGTCTAGACCAAGAATGTTTGATGATTGATGGTCACTGTGCTCGAACGATTCATGCCGAAGTAAATGCTATTTTACAAGGAGCAGAACGCGGCATTCCCAAAGGTTTTACAGCCTATGTGACTCATTTTCCATGTTTGAATTGTTCTAAGCAACTTCTTCAAGTTGGATGCAAACGGGTAGTATATATCAATGAATACCGTATGGATGACTATGCGCAGTATCTGTATAAAGAAAAAGGGTGTGAGTTGGTACATTTGCCACTTGAAGCAGTTAAGAAAGCGATTATGGATGCAGAGTTTATTTAG